CGAATGATTGGAAATGAAGCGGACGGGATCGAAGGACTCCCGTGTCGGACCAGCTGTCACAAGAATCCGCTCACCGGCAAGATCCTTGTCCGTCAGCACGGTTTCGATGGCCTCCATAATATCCGAGACTTCTGCCAGTCTTCCCGGACCGGTCACCTTGCAGGCGAGATCTCCGTAACCGGGCTCCACAAAACGATATCCCAGGGTTGCCAATTTAGCAATATTGGCCTGCAGAACAGGATTGCCATACATGTGCATGTTCATGGCGGGACAGAGGAGAACCGGCGCCCTTGTAGCCATGATCACTGTAGTCAAAAGGTCGTCGGCGATTCCGGAGGCGATTTTCCCGATCACGTTGGCCGTGGCGGGTGCAAGCACAGCAATGTTGGCGTACTCGGCCAGGGAGATATGGGCAATATCGTGATCCTTGATCAGGGAAAACATATCCGTATAAACAGGATTGCGGGACAAGGTCTGGATAGTCATGGGCGTCATGAATTCGCAGGCGTTTTCCGTCATGATGACTTTTACGCCGGCCCCTCGCCGGATGCACGCCCGTATCAATTCGCCCGTTTTATAGGCCGCAATGCCACCGCTCATGCCGAGCAGAACGTTTTTCCCTTCCAACATCCTCAATGCTCTCCGGAATACGATTTAGAACAAATAGAGAGAAAATATAACAACAAAGGAGGGCAACTTCAAGCTGAATTGTCTCAGGAAACGGCCTCGCAGAGACAATTTCATCTTGCAAAACAGTAGGGAAACCAATATACGTCCAAAGCAAAGGCGGACTGACTGAACCCGTCACATTCGGACATGGCATAACCCCAACGAGGTATCCACAGATGCCCTACACCAACATATCGCTTTCAAAGGGAAATTCCATGAAGAAATTAACCCCGTTCTTGCTGGCTGGTGTTGTTCTTATCCTTCTCATCGCCGTTGTTTTTTTCATGCTGCCTGTTTTCGAGGGGGGCAAACCTACAATCAAGTTGTCGCCGGACCTGAAATCAATCGGACCGGGGCAGGCGTTTTCCCTCACCGTAGCCGACAAAAAAAGTGGCGTGAAAACCATCCTGGTCAATCTGACCCAAAACGGCAAGACCCATGTGTTGGCTTCCATCTCCCATGCAGATAAAGGCCCTGTATACCAGGATATTCCCATCAAGATCGATCCCTCAATGAAGCTGATCGACGGCCCCGCAATCCTTCAGATCATTGCTGTGGATTCCTCTTTCCGGAAGAACAAGGCAACCGTCGTCAAACCGGTCTATGTCGATTTTACCCCCGCCCAGATTTTTCTGCTCAACACAATGAATCACATCAATCCAGGCGGCGTATGCGTGATTCTGTATCGAACATCCGAACCGGTCGTGGAAAGCGGGGTATTCGTCAATGAAACTTTTTTCAAAGCCTATCCGATCACCGTATCCGGTAAACCCTGCTATGTCTGCTACTTCGCGATTCCCTTGGACACCGGAAACGGCGAACCACATATCCGGGCCTATGTAAAAGATCCGGGCCAGAACGAAACGTCAGCCAACATTAATTTTATTCTGAAGAAGAAGGTTTTCCGAAGTGATAAGGTCAACCTGAGTGACAACTTTCTCCAGAGAAAAATGCCCGATTTTCAAATGGCAATCCCTGAACTGCGCGGCAAAGCCCTTATCGATGTATTCACCTATGTGAACACGAAGATGCGTGAAGACAACCTCAATACCATCCAAGCCATCTGCCGACAGTCCCAACCGAAACCGCTCTGGGAAGGGACATTTCTCAGAATGAAAGACGGGGCGCCTATGGCACTTTTCGGTGATCGGAGAGAATGGATATTCGAAGGGCGGAAAATCGGGGAAAGCATTCACGAAGGCATCGATCTGGCTTCGACGGCACAGGCACCAGTCCAGGCTGCGAACAACGGCTTAATCGTTTTCACCGGCTCCCTGGGAATTTACGGAAATACGGTCATCATCGATCATGGTTTGGGAATGATTTCCTTATACGCGCACCTGAGTTCGATTCAGGTTAAGGAAGGACAGACGATCAGAAAGGGAGAAATCATTGGTAAAACCGGTTTGTCCGGTCTGGCAGGGGGCGATCATTTGCATTTCGGCATCATGGTGGGAGGGCAATTCGTCAATCCCATTGAATGGTGGGATGCGCATTGGATCACTGATAATGTAACAAAGAAATTTGACGTTTCCTTCTGAAGGATCATATTTTCCCAATATCCCGGTGGTAAACACTGGCAGGATAGTTTTTGCCATTTAAGTAAGCGCCGAGGCGGTTGGCCATGGCAACGGAGCGATGACGGCCGCCGGTACAACCCAGAGCGATATTGAGTCTGGACTTGCCTTCCTTTTCGTAAAGCGGCAGAAGAAACCCCATCAGATCCGTCATTTTCTCCACGAACCGTACACTTTCATCCGTGGAAAAAACATATTCCCTGACGGTTGTATCCTGCCCGTCACGGCGCTTCAGTTCTTCGACAAAATAAGGATTAGGGAGGAAACGGACGTCGAAAACGATATCTGCGTCCATGGGAATGCCATAACGATACCCGAACGACGTCACATAAATCAAAAGGCGTTTTAAAACACCATCGGCTATGTACGCGCGTTGGATAACCTCCTTCAACTGATGGACATTCAAGGGGGTTGTATCTATGACCCGATCGGCCATATTTTTCAGGGGCATGAGTTTTGCTCGCTCACGCTGGATGCCCTCCATGATGCTCCCCTTGGGTGCCAAAGGGTGAATGCGCCGTGTCTCACTGAAACGATGCACGAGACCATCGTCCGTAGAGTCCAAAAAGAGAATTTCAATGGTGTATCCCTGTTGTTTCAGCTGCGTAAAGATCCGCTGATATTCTTCGAGAAAACTTTTCTCCCGGAGATCCATGACCAAGGCTACACGGTCGACTGCCCGTTCGGGAGCGGCCTGGACGCTTAAAAATTGGGGTAGGAGCACTACTGGAAGATTGTCAACGCAATAAAACCCAATATCTTCGAGAGCGCGAAGAACGGTGCTTTTTCCCGAACCGGATAAACCCGTAATGATAACGATGCGGATTGGTCTCATAGGGTATCCTTTGGGCGGGTAAAACCCTGCACCCACTTTTCGATGAGCGTGGCAGGACGGGAGTGACCAGACATTGACGGAAAAACGGAAAAGGGCAGAGGAACTCCCATGAGGCAACGCGTCGCCGCCCCGGTCTGCATATTCGGTTCCGTCATCAACTCACTCCACAACTGTATCGGTGAATCAGATGCCATGCGGGTAATGTCGGGACAAGAACGGGTTGGCAAAATCCCCTCACCCCTGATGGCAATAAAGGTTCGTGCCAGTTTATACCCGCTGCCGTACAATTTGCCCTCCTTTTTTACAACCTCAATGAGATCGTCCGCAATCCAGATGTGACCTTTTCCGGCCAAATCAAGACCGCATGTGGTTTTACCTACACCTGCCTTTCCGGTAATCAGCAAGCCAAGACCGTGAACATTCGTTAAGACACCGTGAACCAACACGGTCTGACGTATTTTCTCACGAACGAGACCGATGACGCGGCTTTGCAAATAG
This Deltaproteobacteria bacterium DNA region includes the following protein-coding sequences:
- the rapZ gene encoding RNase adapter RapZ, producing MRPIRIVIITGLSGSGKSTVLRALEDIGFYCVDNLPVVLLPQFLSVQAAPERAVDRVALVMDLREKSFLEEYQRIFTQLKQQGYTIEILFLDSTDDGLVHRFSETRRIHPLAPKGSIMEGIQRERAKLMPLKNMADRVIDTTPLNVHQLKEVIQRAYIADGVLKRLLIYVTSFGYRYGIPMDADIVFDVRFLPNPYFVEELKRRDGQDTTVREYVFSTDESVRFVEKMTDLMGFLLPLYEKEGKSRLNIALGCTGGRHRSVAMANRLGAYLNGKNYPASVYHRDIGKI
- a CDS encoding M23 family metallopeptidase; this translates as MKKLTPFLLAGVVLILLIAVVFFMLPVFEGGKPTIKLSPDLKSIGPGQAFSLTVADKKSGVKTILVNLTQNGKTHVLASISHADKGPVYQDIPIKIDPSMKLIDGPAILQIIAVDSSFRKNKATVVKPVYVDFTPAQIFLLNTMNHINPGGVCVILYRTSEPVVESGVFVNETFFKAYPITVSGKPCYVCYFAIPLDTGNGEPHIRAYVKDPGQNETSANINFILKKKVFRSDKVNLSDNFLQRKMPDFQMAIPELRGKALIDVFTYVNTKMREDNLNTIQAICRQSQPKPLWEGTFLRMKDGAPMALFGDRREWIFEGRKIGESIHEGIDLASTAQAPVQAANNGLIVFTGSLGIYGNTVIIDHGLGMISLYAHLSSIQVKEGQTIRKGEIIGKTGLSGLAGGDHLHFGIMVGGQFVNPIEWWDAHWITDNVTKKFDVSF
- the coaBC gene encoding bifunctional phosphopantothenoylcysteine decarboxylase/phosphopantothenate--cysteine ligase CoaBC; the protein is MLEGKNVLLGMSGGIAAYKTGELIRACIRRGAGVKVIMTENACEFMTPMTIQTLSRNPVYTDMFSLIKDHDIAHISLAEYANIAVLAPATANVIGKIASGIADDLLTTVIMATRAPVLLCPAMNMHMYGNPVLQANIAKLATLGYRFVEPGYGDLACKVTGPGRLAEVSDIMEAIETVLTDKDLAGERILVTAGPTRESFDPVRFISNHSSGKMGYALATMARRRGAHVTLVSGPSALKKPDGVLYLPVATAIEMRDAVMANLEGATVIIKAAAVADYRPGEVAPNKMKKKKDALTVKLVRNPDIIEEIGRQKGNRILVGFAMESENLVENAREKLLGKNLDMIVANDLTQEGAGFQTDTNIIKILDRDGGMEELPIMDKMDAANRILDRVREMRKSHTA